CCTCCATGCCGGCCTGCGCGAAGAAGTCCGTGTGGGTCGGCCCGGGCGCGAGGACCGTCACGGTGACGCCCGTGTCCTTGAGCTCGTACCGCACCGCCTCGGCGAACGACGTGAGGAACGACTTCGACGCCGCGTACGTCGCGTAGTACGGGCCGGGCTGCGTCGCGGCGGTCGACGACGTCACGAGCACCCGCCCGGCGCCGCGCTCGACCATCGCGGGCAGGAGCGCCTTCGCGAGCCGCACGGTCGACTCGACGTTGAGGCGGATCGTCTCGAGCTCGCCGTCGAGCGGCGTCTCGACGAACCGTCCACCCTGCGCGGTGCCCGCGTTGAGCGCGAGCGCGTCGACGGGGCGGCCCAGCGCGCGCACCTCGGCGAGCAGCATCTCGACGCCCTCGACGGTCGACAGGTCCGCCTGGACGGCACGCGTCGCGACCTCGGCGCCGAGCCGGTCGGCGACCAGGGAGACGTCCGCCTCCAGGGCCGTGAGGAGCAGGTCGAACCCGCCGTCGGCGAAGCACTGGGCGAGCTCGAGCCCGATCCCGCTCGACGCGCCGGTCACGACGGCGAGCGGGCGGGGCTGGTCGATCGGTCGGTCGGTCACGGCGGTCTCCTCGGGCATCGCGGGTCCACGCCGGTTCCTCACGCAGACCGTCGACGCTAGGCGTGCCCCGCGGCCCCCGCACCCCGGCGGCGGGGCCGTGGGCCGGGCTCGCGGACCGGGGGTTGTCCCCACCGTCGGCTCGTCGGGTCACCGGATGGTCCCGGTACGGGTGCGGCGGCGACGGTGGACGTGTCCGCATCGTCCGGCCCGCACCGGCCGGACGTGCCCCCGACACCGGGCGACCGCCCGCGGAAGGAAGTCCCATGCGCAGCACCGCACCGACGCACCCCGCGACCCCCGACCTGCCCGTCCCCGAGGGGACCTCGGCCTCCTCCGGCTCCGGCCCCCGGCACCGACGGCGCGTCCTCCGCGGCGCGGCCGCGCTCCTCGCCGCGGGTGCGCTCGTGGGCGGCACGCTCGTCGCCCCGGCGACGGCCGGAGCACCGACCACGACCGGTGCACCTGCGCCCGCACCCGAGCAGACGGACCGGGGCCGCGGGGGGCACGGCCGTGACGTGGTGCGGCACGCGATCGACGCGCTCGTCCGGGAGGACGGCTTCCCCGCCGCGCTCGCGTCCGTCCGTGACGAGCGCGGCCGCACGCGTCACCTCGTCGCCGGCGTCGGCGACCTCGCGACCGGCGCGCGTGTCCCGACGGACGGCCAGGTCCGGTTCGCGAGCAACACCAAGACGTTCGTCGCCGTCGCGGTCATGCAGCTCGTCGGCGAGGGGAAGATCGACCTCGACGCGCCCATCGGCACGTACCTGCCGGGCCTCGTGGACAACGGGCGCACGGGCGCCGAGCGGGTCGACGGCGGCACCATCACGGTCCGCCAGGTCCTGCAGCACACGAGCGGCGTCCCCGAGTACCTCGACGTGCTGCTCGCCGACGGGCTGTCCAGCGTCGACGCCATGATCGACACCTACCTCCAGCCGCGCGCGCTGCTCGACGCCGCGATGACACGACCCGCGACGTTCGCCCCCGGTGCTTCGTGGACGTACAGCAACACCAACTACGTGATCGCGGGCCTGCTCGTCGAGAAGGTGACCGGTCGCCCTCTGCACGAGGTCCTGACGCAGCGGGTCGTCGAGAAGGCGGGCCTGCGCGGCACGTACTTCCCGGCGGTCGGCGAGCGGGAGATCCGCGGCCGCCACCCGCACGGGTACCACTCCGACACCCCCGGCGGGGAGCTGCGCGACGTCACGGTGCTCGACCCGAGCGCGGCCTGGGGCGCGGGCGACGCGGTCGGCACGCCGAGCGACCTGATCCGCCTGTACACCGCGATCCTCGACGGCCGCCTGGTCGGCCCGGCCGAGCTCGCGGAGATGCAGAAGACCGTGCCCGTGCCCGCCGAGTGGGGGCCGATGCGGTACGGCCTCGGCATCGCCGAGACATCGCTGAGCTGCGGCGGTGTCGCGTGGGGGCACGGCGGCGACATCTTCGGCTACTCGACGCGCGAGGGCGTGACGACCGACGGCCGCGCCGCGTCCGTCGCGGTCACGGCGCTCCCGTCGTCGGTCTCGGACCCGGCGGCCATGCAGCACGTCGACGCGGTCATCGACACGGCCCTCTGCGCGTGATCTCCCCGGCGCCCCGCCGGACCTGACCCCGTCCGCACGCACGACGCACGACGCACGACGAGAACAACATCAGCGCCGCTGGGGAGCCCCTCCGCGGCGCTGATGTTGTTCTCGCCGCGGGTGGGTCGTCGCCAGGCGACGCAGGAGCGAGGCGCCGGGTGGGCTCGGCAGGGCGGTCAGGGGGTGGGGTCGTCGGCCAGACGGCGCAGGAGCGCGAGGAGCTGGGCGCGCTCGCCGGGGGTCAGGCGGTCGAGGCGCCCGGCGACCCCTTCGTGCCGCCGGGCGGACACGTCGGCGAGGAGAGCACGCCCGGCGTCGGTGAGCTCGATGAGGGTCGCGCGGCGGTCGGTGGGGTCGGCGATCCGCCGGACCAGCCCGTCGGCCTCGGCGGCGTCGACCTTGGACGTGACGGACCGGGGCGCGACGTCGAGCGCGGACGCGACGTGCCCGAGCCGCAGCGGCCCGTCGCAGTGCTGGAGCACGCGCAGCATCCGGACCTGCCCGGGTGCCTGGCCGCCCGGCCCGAGCGACGCCGACGCCGACCGGCGGATGTCGCGCAGCAGCCGGTGCAGCAGGTCGAGCAGCTCGGAGGACTCGTCACCTGCGCCGGCGCCGACGCCGGGCGCGGGGGCCGGGTCGGTGGCAGCGTCGTCGTGCGGGCTCACGGCCGTGACGGTACCCGCCCCGCGAACGGTTGTGAACCTACGACATAGTGAGTTAACCTCAGCATCGCGTGCTCACCCGGCACGTCCCCCCGCACGAAGGGAGACTCCTCATGTCTCTCCCCCACCACCCCGGTCCCGCGCCCACCGGCATGGGCCGCGGCGGCGGCAACCCGCAGATGCGCGGCTTCGCCCGCGACCGGTCCGTCGGCCGCCGACGTCTCTCGCGCGCCACGCTGCGCCGCATCCTCACCTTCGCCCGGCCGCACCGCCGCGCCCTCGCCGTCTTCCTCGTCCTCATCACGCTCGAGGCCGGCGCCGGCGCGCTGCCGCCGCTGCTGTTCAAGCACCTCATCGACGACGGCATCACGAACGGCGACACCCGCCTCGTCGTCCTCATCGCCGTCGCGGTCGCCGCGCTCGCCGTCCTGTCCGCGGGCCTCGCGGTCGCCGACCGCTGGGTGTCGTCCCGCATCGGCGAGGGCCTCATCCTCGACCTGCGCACCGCCGTCTTCGACCACGTGCAGCGCATGCCGCTCGCGTTCTTCTCCCGCACCCGCACCGGCGCGCTCGTGCAGCGGCTCAACGGCGACGTGCTCGGCGCGCAGCAGGCGTTCACGTCGACGCTGCAGAACGTCGTGAGCAACGCGCTCACGGTCGTGTTCGTGCTCGCCGCGATGCTCTCGATGTCGTGGCGGCTCACCCTGCTGTCGCTCGTGCTGCTGCCGCTGTTCGTCCTGCCCGCCCGCTGGTTCGGGCCGCGCATCGCCGCCGTCACGCACGAGTCGTACGAGCTCAACGCGCAGGCCGCGCAGACCATGCAGGAGCGGTTCAACGTCGCCGGCGCGCACCTGGTCAAGGTGTTCGGCGACCCCGAGCGCGAGTCCGCCGCGTACGCCGAGCAGGCGTCCCGGGTCCGTGACATCGGCGTCAAGCGCGCGCTCTACGGCACGTGGTTCCGGGTCGGCCTCACCACGCTCGCCGCGATCGCGACCGCGATCGTCTACGGGCTCGGCGGTCTCGCCGCGATCCAGGGCGAGCTCACCGTCGGCGTCGTCGTCGCGCTCGCGTCGTACCTCGGCCGCCTCTACGGCCCGCTCACCGCGATGTCCAACGTCCAGGTCGACGTCATGACGGCGCTCGTGAGCTTCGAGCGCGTCCTCGAGGTGCTCGACCTCGAGCCGACCGTGACCGACAAGCCCGACGCGCACGACCTGCGCGACGACGTGGCCCGGCGCGGCGCGAGCGTCGAGCTCGACGCCGTCGGCTTCCGCTACCCCACGGCCGACGAGGTGTCGCTCGCGTCGCTGGAGTCCGTCGCGACCCTGCGCGCCGACACCGCCGAGGACACGCTCGCGGACGTCTCGTTCACCGTCCCCGCCGGCCACCTCGTCGCGCTCGTCGGCCCGTCGGGCGCGGGCAAGACGACCATCTCCCAGCTCGTCACGCGCATGTACGACCCGACGCGCGGCGCCGTCCGCATCGCCGGTGCCGACCTGCGCGACGTCACGCTCGACTCGCTGCGCGCGACCGTCGGCGTGGTCAGCCAGGAGGCGCACCTCTTCCACGACACCATCGCCGGCAACCTGCGGTTCGCGCGCCCCGACGCGACCGACGCCGACCTCGAGCGCGCGCTGCGGCAGGCGCACGTCTGGGAGCTCGTCATGCGCCTGCCCGACGGGCTCGACACCGTCGTGGGCGACCGCGGCTACCGGCTGTCCGGCGGCGAGCGGCAGCGGCTCGCGATCGCCCGGCTGCTGCTCAAGGCGCCCGACGTCGTCGTGCTCGACGAGGCGACCGCGCACCTCGACTCCGAGTCCGAGGCCGCCGTGCAGGCCGCACTCGACGAGGCCCTCGTCGGCCGCACGTCGCTCGTCATCGCGCACCGCCTGTCGACGGTCCGCCGCGCCGACTCGATCGTCGTCGTCGACCGCGGCCGGGTCGTCGAGCACGGCACGCACGACGAGCTCGTCGCGCGCGGCGGCCTGTACGCCGACCTCTACCGCACCCAGTTCGCGGCGGACACGGTCGCCACCCCCTGACCCGTCAGCCGCGCGACGTGCGGACGAGGCCGCCCGCGACCGTCTGGACGAGCGCGTCCTCGACCGCCGCCGCCCGCCAGTCGGGGCGCAGCGCGTCGGGGCCGTCCGTCGCCGCCCACCGCCGCCAGGCGACCCCGGCGTAGGACCCGGCGTACGCCGCAGCCAGCCCGACGAGCCCCGCGACGACGTGCGCCCCGACGCTCCGCCGCTCGACGACCGACAGCGCGACCGCACCGAGCGCTCCCCCGACGAGGCGTCCGGTGAAGGCCGGGAACTCCGTCCGCGGCGGCGCCGACGGCAGCTTGTCCCCGGCCGTCTCGCCCAGCACCGCGACCGCCGCGAGCCCGCGCAGGACCGCCGCACCGGGGCCGTGCCGCCCACGGGTGGCCGCCCCCACGGGCACGCGGATCGCTGCAGAGGCTCGCCCGCCGACGGCGAGCCCGAGGACGGCGGACCGGATCACCACACCCATGCGCCGTGTCTACGCGCCCGACGCCGCCCCGGCATCCCGGGACGCACGGCTCAGCGGAAGCGGCCCAGGTGGATGCCGGCGAACGCGAGGGCGGCGACCGACTCGCCGTCCCGGATCGTGCCGTCCGCGACGAGGCGCAGGACGTCGGCGAACGGCACGGTCCGCACGGTGTCGATCCCCTCCTCGACCCGCCCGCGACCGTCGTCGGCGACGCGCGACAGACCCCGCGCGAGGAACACGTGCTCCGGCGCGTTCGCGATGCCGTTGAGCGCGTCCATGCGCCCGACGGCCGTCCACTCGCACGCGACCAGCCCGGTCTCCTCGACGAGCTCGCGCTGCGCGGCGGCCAGCGGGTCCTCGCCGTCGGTCCCGCCCGCGGGCACCTCGACCGACTCGGCGCCGGTCGCGTACCGCCGCTGCGACACCAGCACGACCTGGTCGTCGTCCGTCAGCGCGACGACGAACACCGACGCGTGGCGCACCTCGACGACGCCGTAGACGCCGGGCTCGCCGTCGGGCCGGACGACGTCGTCCTCGCGGACCCGGATCCAGCGGTTCTCGTAGACGACGCGGCTGCCGGTGGTCGTCCAGCCGGCGTGAGCGCTCACAGGTCGGCGGGGTCGACGAGGAAGTCGGCGTCGTCGGCGATCTCCCCGCCGAGGACGGCGTGCAGCGCGCGCGTGACGGCCTGCACCTGCGGGGCGGCGCGCCCGCGCGCGACCTTGTGCGGGAACGAGGGCTTCTCCATCTCGAGCTCCTCGACGAGGAGCGGCTCCCAGTGCACGCGGTACGCGACGACGCCGTCGGCGGTCCACGGCAGGTCGCGCAGCAGCGGCGGGAGCTCGGTCTCGGCGGCGGCCTCGACGGAGATGGTGCCGTCGACGCCGAGGTCGACGAGGACGCCGTACGACTCGGCGGGCGGCGGCGACGCGATCATGAGCTCGTCGAACGCGGCGGCCTCGGCCATCAGGCGCGCGCGCTCGGCCTCGTCGTGGACGCCGTGCTGCTCGAGCGCGGCGCGCAGCCCGGACCCGCCGGCCTCGGTGATCCCGCCGGCGCCGCTGGTCGAGCCACGCCCGACGCCCGCCATGGGCCCGGTCCAGCGCGACGTCGGCTCGGACAGCCGGGCGCGCGGCACGACGGTCTGCACGACGGCGAGCGCCTCGGCGGGCTCGAGCCACCGGTCGGTGAGCAGCGTCAGGTCGATCGCGCCGTCGACGTCGGGCGTGAGCACGACGCCCGAGCCGCCGATCCGGACGGCGCCGCCGAGCCGCCGCGCGCACGCGACGAGCCACTGCACGACGCGCTCCTCCTCGCGGACGGGGAGCCCGTCGGGGAACGCGCGCTTGAGGCCGTCGCGGTCGCCGCCGGGGTAGGGACGCTCGCCGCGCTCGCGCGGGCAGTCGAGGTCGTAGACGACGGTGGTCGCCGCGGGCAGCCCGAGGCCGACGGCGTCCTCGGAGGACACGGCGAACGGCCCGCTCAGGCGGGACAGCCGGGCGAGACGCAGCGCGCGGACGGGCACGGCGGTGACGGCACGGATGCCGAGCGCGGCGGTCACGGGCCGCACGAACCCGCGCTGCTGAGGCACGTCCTGCGTCGACTCCTCCCAGTGCGCCTGGGCGAAGCGGGAGATCGCGAGGACCTCGACCTCGTCGGCGGCGATCCCCTCGGGCAGCCCGAGGAGGTGCCGGTCGCGGAGCGTGGCGTCGGCGACGTTGAGCCGGGGCAGCGCGTCGGCCATGCGGTTCAGACCTGCGTCCGGTGGAACGACTGGAAGGACCGCGACGCGGTCGGACCGCGCTGGCCCTGGTACCGCGAGCCGTACGCGGCGGAGCCGTAGGGCTGCTCGGCGGCGGACGTCAGGCGGAAGAAGCAGAGCTGGCCGATCTTCATGCCGGGCCACAGCAGGATCGGCAGGGTCGCGACGTTCGACAGCTCGAGCGTCACGTGCCCGGAGAATCCGGGGTCGATGAACCCGGCGGTCGAGTGCGTGAGGAGCCCGAGCCGGCCGAGCGACGACTTGCCCTCGAGCCGCGCGGCGACGTCGTCGGGCAGCGTGACCTGCTCGTACGTGGACCCGAGGACGAACTCGCCGGGGTGCAGCACGAACGGCTCGCCGTTCTCGACCTCGACGAGGCGCGTGAGGTCGGGCTGGTCGACCGACGGGTCGATCACCGGGTACTTGTGGTTGTCGAACAGGCGGAAGAACCTGTCGAGGCGCACGTCGATGCTGGACGGCTGGAGCATCGCCGGCTCGTACGGTTCGAGGCCGACGCGGCCCGACTCGAGCTCGGCCCTGATGTCACGGTCGGAGAGCAGCACGGGCCCACGGTAGTCGCCCGGACGCCCGTCCGGTTCACCCCGTCCGGGGCTGTGTGCACGTGTCATCCACACGCCTCGCACGGACGTGCGGAGGTGCGACGTTCTCGATATCGCGTGTGGCGGCTATCATCCTTCCGTGAGGCGCGTGGGAGCGCTCTCGCACCGACCAGACGCCGCGTCAGACATCCCGACGACGGACCGCGCCGACGCGGATCCACGGGGAGGCGGGCACGGACGTCTCCGAGCACCCGAGGAATGCCCCATGCGGTTCGGCCACTTCGACGACGCGGCGCGCGAGTACGTCATCACGACGCCCCACACCCCCTACCCGTGGATCAACTACCTCGGGTCGGAGCAGTTCTTCTCGCTGCTCTCGCACCAGGCGGGCGGCTACTCGTTCTACCGCGACGCCAAGATGCGCCGGCTCACGCGGTACCGCTACAACAACATCCCCGCCGACGCGGGCGGCCGCTACCTGTACGTCAACGACGGCGGCGACGTGTGGACGCCGTCGTGGCTCCCGGTGAAGGCGGACCTCGACCGCTTCGAGGCGCGGCACGGCCTGGGCTACTCGAAGATCACGGGTGAGCGGAACGGCCTGCGCGTGCAGACCCTGTTCTTCGTGCCGCTCGGCGAGAACGCCGAGGTGCAGAAGGTCACCGTCACGAACACGTCCGACGCCCCGAAGACGGCGACGCTGTTCTCGTTCGTGGAGTTCTGCCTGTGGAACGCGCAGGACGACCAGACGAACTACCAGCGCAACCTGTCGATCGGCGAGGTCGAGGTCGAGCACGATGGCCCGCACGGCTCGGCGATCTACCACAAGACCGAGTACCGCGAGCGCCGCGACCACTACGCCGTGTTCGGCGTGAACACGCGCGCGGACGGCTTCGACACCGACCGCGACACGTTCGTCGGCGCGTACAACTCGCTCGGCGAGGCCGCGGTGCCGCGTGCCGGGAAGTCCGCGGACTCGGTCGCCTCCGGCTGGTACCCGATCGGCTCGCACTCCGTCGCGGTGACGCTGGCCCCCGGTGAGTCCCGCGAGCTCGTCTACGTCCTCGGCTACCTGGAGAACCCGGTCGAGGAGAAGTGGGCCGACGACGCGCACCAGGTCGTCAACAAGGCACCCGCGCACGCGCTGCTGGGCCGGTTCGCGACGAGCGAGCAGGTCGACGCGGCGCTCGAGGCGCTCAACGCCTACTGGACGAACCTGCTGTCGACGTACTCGGTGTCGAGCACGGACGAGAAGCTCGACCGGATGGTCAACATCTGGAACCAGTACCAGTGCATGGTCACGTTCAACATGTCGCGCTCGGCGTCGTTCTTCGAGACGGGCATCGGCCGCGGCATGGGCTTCCGCGACTCCAACCAGGACCTGCTGGGCTTCGTGCACCTGATCCCGGAGCGTGCGCGCGAGCGGATCATCGACATCGCGTCGACGCAGTTCGCGGACGGCTCGGCGTACCACCAGTACCAGCCGCTGACGAAGCGCGGGAACAACGACATCGGCTCGGGCTTCAACGACGACCCGCTGTGGCTCATCGCCGGCGTCGCCGCGTACATCAAGGAGTCCGGCGACTGGGGCATCCTCGACGAGCCCGTGCCGTTCGACAACGAGCCCGGCTCCGAGGTCCCGCTGTTCGAGCACCTCACGCGCTCGTTCCAGTTCACGGTCCAGAACCGCGGCCCGCACGGCCTGCCGCTCATCGGCCGCGCCGACTGGAACGACTGCCTCAACCTCAACTGCTTCTCGACGACGCCCGGCGAGTCGTTCCAGACGACCGAGAACCAGGCGGGCGGCGTCGCGGAGTCGGTGTTCATCGCGGCGCAGTTCGTGCTGTACGGCGCCGAGTACGCGACCCTCGCGGAGCGTCGCGGCCTGGCCGACGTCGCGACCGAGGCGCGCAAGTACGTCGACGAGGTCCGCGCCGCGGTGCTCGACCACGGCTGGGACGGCCAGTGGTTCCTGCGGGCCTACGACTACTACGGCAACCCGGTCGGCACGGACGCGAAGCCCGAGGGCAAGATCTGGATCGAGCCGCAGGGCTTCGCCGTCATGGCGGGCATCGGCGTGGGCGACGGCCCGGCGGACGCGGACGCCCCGGCGATCAAGGCGCTCGACTCGGTCAACGAGATGCTCGGCACCCCGCACGGCCTGGTGCTCCAGTACCCCGCGTACACGACGTACCAGATCGAGCTCGGCGAGGTCTCGACGTACCCGCCCGGCTACAAGGAGAACGGCGGCATCTTCTGCCACAACAACCCCTGGGTGATCATCGCCGAGACGGTCGTGGGGCGCGGTGCGCAGGCGTTCGACTACTACAAGCGGATCACCCCGGCGTACCGCGAGGAGATCTCCGACACGCACAAGCTCGAGCCGTACGTGTACGCGCAGATGATCGCGGGCAAGGAGGCGTCGCGCGCCGGCGAGGCGAAGAACTCCTGGCTGACGGGTACGGCGGCGTGGAACTTCGTCGCGGTGTCGCAGTACCTGCTGGGCGTCCGCCCGGACTACGACGGCCTGGTCGTGGACCCGCAGATCGGTCCGGACGTCCCGTCGTACACGGTGACCCGCGTGGCGCGCGGCGCGACGTACGAGATCACGGTGACGAACTCGGGTGCTCCCGGGGCCCGCGGGACGCTCACGGTCGACGGCGCCCCCGTCGAGGGCAACACCGTGCCGTACGCCCCTGCCGGCACGACCGTCCGCGTCGCGGTCACGGTCTGAGCGCGGCGACGCGGGACGGGGCGGGGACATGACGTTGCTCGACGCGGCGCCGACCGAGGTGCG
The sequence above is a segment of the Cellulomonas fimi genome. Coding sequences within it:
- a CDS encoding SDR family NAD(P)-dependent oxidoreductase, which produces MTDRPIDQPRPLAVVTGASSGIGLELAQCFADGGFDLLLTALEADVSLVADRLGAEVATRAVQADLSTVEGVEMLLAEVRALGRPVDALALNAGTAQGGRFVETPLDGELETIRLNVESTVRLAKALLPAMVERGAGRVLVTSSTAATQPGPYYATYAASKSFLTSFAEAVRYELKDTGVTVTVLAPGPTHTDFFAQAGMEDTTVADSPKDDPADVARQGYEALMKGKDKVEVHSLKARMQTAAAAVLPDTAKAAMHAAYTKPKDD
- a CDS encoding serine hydrolase domain-containing protein, whose protein sequence is MRSTAPTHPATPDLPVPEGTSASSGSGPRHRRRVLRGAAALLAAGALVGGTLVAPATAGAPTTTGAPAPAPEQTDRGRGGHGRDVVRHAIDALVREDGFPAALASVRDERGRTRHLVAGVGDLATGARVPTDGQVRFASNTKTFVAVAVMQLVGEGKIDLDAPIGTYLPGLVDNGRTGAERVDGGTITVRQVLQHTSGVPEYLDVLLADGLSSVDAMIDTYLQPRALLDAAMTRPATFAPGASWTYSNTNYVIAGLLVEKVTGRPLHEVLTQRVVEKAGLRGTYFPAVGEREIRGRHPHGYHSDTPGGELRDVTVLDPSAAWGAGDAVGTPSDLIRLYTAILDGRLVGPAELAEMQKTVPVPAEWGPMRYGLGIAETSLSCGGVAWGHGGDIFGYSTREGVTTDGRAASVAVTALPSSVSDPAAMQHVDAVIDTALCA
- a CDS encoding MarR family winged helix-turn-helix transcriptional regulator; protein product: MSPHDDAATDPAPAPGVGAGAGDESSELLDLLHRLLRDIRRSASASLGPGGQAPGQVRMLRVLQHCDGPLRLGHVASALDVAPRSVTSKVDAAEADGLVRRIADPTDRRATLIELTDAGRALLADVSARRHEGVAGRLDRLTPGERAQLLALLRRLADDPTP
- a CDS encoding ABC transporter ATP-binding protein; this encodes MSLPHHPGPAPTGMGRGGGNPQMRGFARDRSVGRRRLSRATLRRILTFARPHRRALAVFLVLITLEAGAGALPPLLFKHLIDDGITNGDTRLVVLIAVAVAALAVLSAGLAVADRWVSSRIGEGLILDLRTAVFDHVQRMPLAFFSRTRTGALVQRLNGDVLGAQQAFTSTLQNVVSNALTVVFVLAAMLSMSWRLTLLSLVLLPLFVLPARWFGPRIAAVTHESYELNAQAAQTMQERFNVAGAHLVKVFGDPERESAAYAEQASRVRDIGVKRALYGTWFRVGLTTLAAIATAIVYGLGGLAAIQGELTVGVVVALASYLGRLYGPLTAMSNVQVDVMTALVSFERVLEVLDLEPTVTDKPDAHDLRDDVARRGASVELDAVGFRYPTADEVSLASLESVATLRADTAEDTLADVSFTVPAGHLVALVGPSGAGKTTISQLVTRMYDPTRGAVRIAGADLRDVTLDSLRATVGVVSQEAHLFHDTIAGNLRFARPDATDADLERALRQAHVWELVMRLPDGLDTVVGDRGYRLSGGERQRLAIARLLLKAPDVVVLDEATAHLDSESEAAVQAALDEALVGRTSLVIAHRLSTVRRADSIVVVDRGRVVEHGTHDELVARGGLYADLYRTQFAADTVATP
- a CDS encoding NUDIX domain-containing protein; this encodes MSAHAGWTTTGSRVVYENRWIRVREDDVVRPDGEPGVYGVVEVRHASVFVVALTDDDQVVLVSQRRYATGAESVEVPAGGTDGEDPLAAAQRELVEETGLVACEWTAVGRMDALNGIANAPEHVFLARGLSRVADDGRGRVEEGIDTVRTVPFADVLRLVADGTIRDGESVAALAFAGIHLGRFR
- the dcd gene encoding dCTP deaminase, giving the protein MLLSDRDIRAELESGRVGLEPYEPAMLQPSSIDVRLDRFFRLFDNHKYPVIDPSVDQPDLTRLVEVENGEPFVLHPGEFVLGSTYEQVTLPDDVAARLEGKSSLGRLGLLTHSTAGFIDPGFSGHVTLELSNVATLPILLWPGMKIGQLCFFRLTSAAEQPYGSAAYGSRYQGQRGPTASRSFQSFHRTQV
- a CDS encoding GH36-type glycosyl hydrolase domain-containing protein — its product is MRFGHFDDAAREYVITTPHTPYPWINYLGSEQFFSLLSHQAGGYSFYRDAKMRRLTRYRYNNIPADAGGRYLYVNDGGDVWTPSWLPVKADLDRFEARHGLGYSKITGERNGLRVQTLFFVPLGENAEVQKVTVTNTSDAPKTATLFSFVEFCLWNAQDDQTNYQRNLSIGEVEVEHDGPHGSAIYHKTEYRERRDHYAVFGVNTRADGFDTDRDTFVGAYNSLGEAAVPRAGKSADSVASGWYPIGSHSVAVTLAPGESRELVYVLGYLENPVEEKWADDAHQVVNKAPAHALLGRFATSEQVDAALEALNAYWTNLLSTYSVSSTDEKLDRMVNIWNQYQCMVTFNMSRSASFFETGIGRGMGFRDSNQDLLGFVHLIPERARERIIDIASTQFADGSAYHQYQPLTKRGNNDIGSGFNDDPLWLIAGVAAYIKESGDWGILDEPVPFDNEPGSEVPLFEHLTRSFQFTVQNRGPHGLPLIGRADWNDCLNLNCFSTTPGESFQTTENQAGGVAESVFIAAQFVLYGAEYATLAERRGLADVATEARKYVDEVRAAVLDHGWDGQWFLRAYDYYGNPVGTDAKPEGKIWIEPQGFAVMAGIGVGDGPADADAPAIKALDSVNEMLGTPHGLVLQYPAYTTYQIELGEVSTYPPGYKENGGIFCHNNPWVIIAETVVGRGAQAFDYYKRITPAYREEISDTHKLEPYVYAQMIAGKEASRAGEAKNSWLTGTAAWNFVAVSQYLLGVRPDYDGLVVDPQIGPDVPSYTVTRVARGATYEITVTNSGAPGARGTLTVDGAPVEGNTVPYAPAGTTVRVAVTV